Proteins co-encoded in one Camelina sativa cultivar DH55 unplaced genomic scaffold, Cs unpScaffold12070, whole genome shotgun sequence genomic window:
- the LOC104775316 gene encoding ATP-dependent RNA helicase DED1-like, with the protein MAKWFFTIFLVFALASALACNARNVPAGGLTDQKNYLGYGGGYSGVGDNGLPFSGVGGGVSGPGGNLGFGG; encoded by the coding sequence ATGGCGAAGTGGTTTTTCACTATCTTCTTGGTTTTTGCCCTAGCCTCTGCTTTAGCTTGTAATGCAAGAAATGTCCCAGCTGGAGGCCTCACTGACCAGAAGAACTACCTCGGTTATGGTGGCGGATATTCTGGCGTTGGAGACAATGGTCTTCCGTTCAGTGGCGTTGGCGGAGGTGTGTCTGGTCCTGGAGGTAATCTTGGTTTTGGAGGA